Genomic window (bacterium):
TCTTAGTAATATAGGGAGCTAACCTTGGTTTTTCAGCAATAATGGTAACATCGATATTATTTAAAGAAAAACCCATCTCTTTCATTATTAAATAAACTTTTTCTAATAATACTAAACTTGAAATTCCTTTAGTTTCGGGCTTGTCCACACCAAATACCTGGCCAATATCCCCTTTATTTAAAGCTCCTAATAAAGCATCTATTATCCCATGAACTAAGACATCTGCATCAGAATGACCAGAAAGCCCTTTAGAGAAGGGAATCTTTACTCCTCCTAAAATCAAATCTCTTCCTTCTACTAATTCATGAGTATCAAATCCTATTCCAAATCTAATCATATAAAGACATTCCTACTTAACTGTATTTTTCAATAGTTCAATAGATCTTAGATTATCTTCTTGT
Coding sequences:
- the ispF gene encoding 2-C-methyl-D-erythritol 2,4-cyclodiphosphate synthase — its product is MIRFGIGFDTHELVEGRDLILGGVKIPFSKGLSGHSDADVLVHGIIDALLGALNKGDIGQVFGVDKPETKGISSLVLLEKVYLIMKEMGFSLNNIDVTIIAEKPRLAPYITKMKENIALTLKVQIEEISIKATTAKKLGFIGREQAIASLVVGSIIK